The Drosophila teissieri strain GT53w chromosome X, Prin_Dtei_1.1, whole genome shotgun sequence genome has a segment encoding these proteins:
- the LOC122623456 gene encoding uncharacterized protein LOC122623456: MTSALVLLMTSVLHFGLRGSCLLDIERFPVIPGTIYAGHIAYCAILHFLHDLELLPTRYRRRMGWLTAFLVELVLGVAFMEVLALWLWCSVEHILHLSTQFVLRRYLGVSTDVYLRWEWAIMGGLMTTLAAMLWINAYEATEPIDSEQLSRTKAELHQRQRQEKRQQDLQKVEQPALEPEDPQHPDNVQLPEEKHLQLLATTTDC, from the coding sequence ATGACCTCCGCACTGGTGCTCCTGATGACCAGCGTTCTGCACTTCGGATTGCGCGGCAGCTGTCTGCTGGACATCGAGCGATTCCCGGTGATTCCCGGCACCATCTACGCCGGCCACATCGCCTACTGCGCCATCCTGCACTTCCTGCACGACCTGGAGCTCCTGCCCACGCGCTATCGCCGCCGGATGGGCTGGCTGACCGCCTTCCTCGTCGAACTGGTGCTGGGCGTGGCGTTCATGGAGGTCCTGGCCCTGTGGCTCTGGTGCAGCGTGGAGCACATCCTCCACCTGTCCACCCAGTTCGTGCTGCGACGCTACCTGGGCGTCTCCACCGACGTCTACCTGCGCTGGGAGTGGGCCATCATGGGTGGCCTGATGACCACGCTGGCGGCCATGCTCTGGATAAACGCCTACGAGGCCACGGAGCCCATTGACTCGGAGCAGCTGTCAAGGACCAAGGCAGAGCTTcaccagcggcagcggcaggaGAAGCGGCAACAGGATCTGCAGAAGGTGGAACAGCCTGCTCTGGAGCCAGAGGATCCACAGCATCCAGATAACGTGCAGCTGCCCGAGGAGAagcatctgcagctgctggccaccaccaccgattGCTAG